Within Lolium rigidum isolate FL_2022 chromosome 5, APGP_CSIRO_Lrig_0.1, whole genome shotgun sequence, the genomic segment tccacaaccttagaactttccgtcatctgtcccgcattcaatggaggcatgaacccactatcgagcataaatacttcctcttggattcacaagtatcaacttggccggagcctctactagcaacggagagcatgcaagaacataaataacatatatgatagattgataatcaacttgacatagtattcaatattcatcggatcccaacaaacacaacatgtagcattacaaatagatgatcttgatcatgataggcagctcacaagatctaacatgatagcacaatgaggagaagacgaccatctagctactgctatggacccatagtccaggggtgaactactcacacatcgatccggaggcgatcatggcgatgaagagtcctccgagagatgattcccctctccggcagggtgctggaggcgatctcctgaatcccccgagatgggattggtagcggctgcgtctctggaaggttttccgtatcgtggctctcggtacagagggtttcgcgatgaagactttaagtaggcggaagggcggagtcggaggagtcacgggggccccacacgctagggccgtgcgggccccctctaggccgcgccgccctagtgtggtggcgccccgtggccccacttcgtatctccctcggtcttctggaagcttcgtggaaaaataagcccctgggcgttgatttcgtccaattccgagaatatttcctttgtaggttttctgaaaccaaaaatagcagaaaacaacaatcgactcttcggcatctcgtcaataggttagtgccggaaaatgcataataatgacatataatgtgtataaaacatgtgagtatcatcataaaagtagcatggaacataagaaattatagatacgtttgagacgtatcaatctctcatgtttagctccaatttattaatatgagtagcatgtcataaatatttgcttgcattgttttattcatagataggtatgacattgtggtatcctcctctgaataactcgtttgaattgacttggcatatgctcacgcatgcatatgactaaacaaaaagtcaattaagcctcgatgatttactttgcttcagagttcttgtatcacttttatgcctccgttaatgtcattctgtcgcaagcatgattatgacagttattgctcttttgattgtcgcttcccagtctattgctagccttcacttgtactgagcgggaatgctgctcgtgcttctaaacccctgaaaaccaagttattccaaagtgtccaccataaatacctatgcatggcatttcaaaccattccaagtaaaatttcatgtgctacctttaaaaccttcaaagtacttctcaatttgtgtcaatgttttatagctcatgaggaagtatgtggtgttttatctttcatccttgtcatttactcttgacagactttcaccaatggactagtggcacatccgtttatccaataattttgcaaaaggagctggcaacggggtgcccaaccccaattaattacaactttcattaataattctcttcacaagttttgccctgatttatcagtaaccaacttaatttgcaaatagacactcctccatggtatgagaatgttggaaggcacccgaggattcggttagccatggcttgtttaagcaaaggttggggggagtgtcatccataatgaaactaaaatacatgtgtaaacaaaagagaagagggatgatctaccttgctggtagagataacgtccttcatgggagccgctcttgaaagtctggttaacaaggtagttagagtgcccactaccattcgttgacaacaacaaacacctctcaaaacaattttacttctgtctttagaaaaatgaaaagctctagcacatgttaacccctgcttccctctgcgaagggtcaatcttttacttttatgttgagtcaccatcctttctttgagcaccttcttgagagcataattgtcattcttagtgtaatatgtttgtcccagaatatggttaactgtggtatgACTTTgacgcttttatctttgataatctttacttctagtctttccatgaatttcagaggtgcctgggcatttatgttttgctgtataaatacgggcaagcgagataccactttatcatatctttttatgagcattgcaatcctgcttatagaagtgttcatgatgcttattattagtttgttggtatctttttcatgattgacataactattagatgactttatttgcatttatcttattataaATTGCCTAAGTATTtgtccatataatgagaatatttacatcatatgagcaaatgtgttcatgaaaattcttttatcgcactcagttgttaactgaattgcttgaggacaagcaataagctaagcttggggggaattgatacgtccaaaacgtatctactttcccgaatacttttgctattgttttgcctctaatttgtatattttggatacaactaacacggactaacgctgttttcagcagaattgccctggtgtcttatttttgtgcagaaaatcaactttcgggaaaatcccggaaataattgcgaagggcctatttttacggaagacacacggagccagaagggcaagccagggggaggcccacggcctccacaccataggccggcgcggccaagagggggggcgcgccgccatatggtgaggccgcctcggccagcccccgacgctcccctctggactacttaaatcccttgacctaaaaatgcgagggggttcgaccacttttccagaagacatccagaactccgccgccatcgcgaaactccatctcgggaccagaaactccgttctggcaccctgccgggacggggaattggaggagatcatcaccgtcatcgccaccgatgcctctccatcgaccatccatgttttccccatccatgtgtgagtaattcccccgctgtaggctgaaggggatggtagggatttgtcaacacccggatttttaagtccaggtgcctattatgccgtacatcgcaatcccaggaataatgtttttgcgagacataatagtaagtagcatagagtcatcatttattacaacacatattgtcttacaaccatagatcacatgatcccatattacacaaatatattgttcaacatcacaaatagtagcggaagcgaagtagtagtggactatctattccacaggcaacgcttgacgttagaagacgatcctagttatcgtagacgtcctgttgtccgtcatcctgatactggtgctctccttcatagtctggcatttgaatagccagggcaaagccatgagtacttttaaagtactcgcaaactaactctaagataaatactcattaagtgtaacaagggggtgctaagctctaggtttatttgcataaagccaagttttagtttgataaacatttagtaaagccttatcatgtgctagactaactcaagtgggaacattattgtcattcccacaactcatattGATTCACCTcaatatcacctttcaattcatcattcctttttaagatcaaaacatattaatgataacggagatagtatggcctttccaatcgtccgtaaccattgacacggctattcgaataggtttaacactctgcagaggttgtactcttgtgccacaacttttgattacatccgtcgaggataaccccgaatcatcgtaacacagtacgcggatcatcaaccgtaacctttcacttatacatgctagtatgagcacctctccccatgagcttggcctcccggtggaaaccgcagttaaccgggaaccgcacagaggcttgggccgtacattcacctcatttcaacatcaatccatacttaacggaggcagccgcagcagtaacccctatgatgtttgttcggagggaacccatactaaaatacacaagtttctagttaagccctacccataatcaggtattgtgggggtacttgtataattggaagggtatcgcattcaaacccaattatcaattttatcaaaaatcaccatcttctcttgttcaaatccacctccattttactttctttcaaaatcatttcacttcaccatgttcccatctagagtagttaattttaattgattagcactagcaactaaatgaggggtgctatctagctttgagttgtgctaatctaacttcaagtattgttctactctagaccaagtgaatcataaatcaaaaagtactttgaaataaataagcaaaagtaaatgtaagtaaaaacatgggataggtaatacataaaagtaaagtgtgatggtgcctttgctcttgtagagctaagcacttgcgtttagcaagggttagcttgccttgagctgggtagttatcgaagttctcttcttcttcctgggagtagccctcctcctcttggtattcctcgttactagcgtctatatatgaatacgaggtataattactaaaccaagctcacatactaaactagaaacactcaaaagagTTCACACACTAGTCCTATcaccaatcaaacatggcatggtggattatttgcttagtctttatttgaaagaaaataatttcctctcattattcctatttcttaaattGGGTATGTAGATCTTTAGAGGAATTTATTTCTTCTCATTacctcttattaagatttaatctcttcatataataatagggtatgaaatataggttgacctaaggtcaacatttcatatctattatatgtgagttcaatttaattgaagtgctacacttcacatagttttagtacttaacatttaaatgaattaaaatctctaagtaataatttctcaagggttcattagcctaagtcattccccctggttattagtacttaggatcaaaatttaaatgagaggtaGCTCTCATATTAGTGTTGAGTTTGAATTCCACTTTCAAAtgctctagaattgactacatagccaatttatttgatctagtccatgatcatacaaacaacatgtctatgttattgcataatcaattagaggacatcatttgtgatttattagaattggaatcaattcaaaatctattatggttaaattttaaataaagtttgaatgttcaaaagtccctgtcttgtcttttttatcaaattaaatctactatgaatttggaggtggggccagtggcattggatagataaattcatgggatttccaacggtataaagtttgctaaatttggtttggcagatttcaaactattcaaattttactaaatcATCAGCAGGGCAAATTTGAATAAAGATTAAATCCAATTTGAATtgctgggctaggcgggaaagctaaacgggccgaaacggtttaaaaatcacttcgcagcccaacaagcaaccggtgcgggtgggctgccttgacgaggtgggggccacctgtcagcggctctttaaacgccgaagcggtacgcgaaaTAGAAACCGTTGGATTAGAATGAGATCCGACGGCGTGtgaacgtcgtcgtctccgatgAGCGGCGAGCTCCCTGGCGGCGAGccgagggggtcggagggcgtaccaggccgttgcaggtgtctGGCAGGGTGCGCGGAGAAGGTGTAGTCGATGAGGAAGCCCTgggtgcagcggcggcgctcggggaagctccaatcgaagcagggcttccgcgggctccggcggaattGAGCTCAcgattcgagcagctccggcgaggactgatgaaattgatgggtggaggaggctcagtgaggagaggggagtggattgtgtgaagagaggaggcgccgatcgtcgctatttatagagggagggaggtggccgagtgtgctgtggaggagcggccatggcgcggcgcttctggcgctccaaggggcaagtgaaggacggctaGAGATAGGcggtgtcctggcgatgctcaacgtgcATTGGCGCAGAGAAAAGGGCGACGGGAGAGCTCGAGCGTTTGCAAAGTCTGTCACGGGGCATGCGGCATCATttggtcgaggacgacggcgacggagcaGGGGCAGGCCTGGGTGcttgtctagcgtgtagagggcggggagtagcTGCTCAACGCCgcggtagggatgcaggaggAGGACGGTCGCGCTCGAGtgggcgacgtactggcgcggccagtgcgcgctcaccgcgttggctggcatgccctggcatgctttgggcgcgcgcgttctggccaatgccgagcATTGGCGTTGCAGGGGCTTGTACCATCGTCGTCCTTGTGctgtgtagatgctccaggacaagggaaTGGGTTGAAATGGTGGCCAGAGGtggagatgccaaaggtggccggcatggccacggtatGCATTAGTCTAGGGTTTCTTTtccctctcctctcactttaatcgataaAGGCAAGTACTGGGATGATGCAGGGGCTGTAAGAGAGTGCAATGATCAAAGATTAAAGGGGTTTAGTGAAGAAACCAGAGGATAATAGGGTGTAGCTCAAATCTGGAATCATGCCTGCCACCTGTTCGATCATATGGCCGCAtgaagtttttatttgaattttgaaattctttttggtgaatctcatttatataattaaagtgaagtattggtggtggtggcactcaatttggagttgttttgcaaaatgtcaaaagtgacatgatcttcactttatttcagcatcccttcttgtcacttttattctggtcaacctagtcaactctagccatgatggtcaacatcaaagttactcaccttgacatggtcttggatgacatggctttggttgaccaagtttagttcaagaaaagagaaaaccagaggggtaaagtagtgaagaaaatatttttgggacaagtgaccaatatcatatgtatgtaagatttttgatttccttgtgtttgattcttgatccaaagatgcaattgtgttagtttatcaccttgaagtattctacaagcaagggagcgagcaattatggccttggttgaggatttgcaatttggcataatgtgtatgtaagtgaattatgggtttttcccattttcttcaattcacctcaaattagggtttggtgatcttggttagggttcacatagcaatggttactcatactaacactcatcatggcaattgcacaaaagaaatcactcaaatgcaagaaactatatgtggcactatatgcatataaaaagtttttgttaattgcaaattttgggtttggggaaattatctttcttgtttaatattgttgaaaacttgggatgttacaggattggatgagattgttcatgtaatagccataagattgttagggcatagtgcctagtatccgttgttggtacttttatgatattgttgcaacttgttatgcttaatgcttgtcactagggcccgagtgccatgatttcagatctgaacatgttatctattcatgatgatattcattgctttatgatcttacctgcaagttgtatacacatattgctgtccggaacccgaggccccaaagtgacagaaattggaacaaccggaggggaaggctgtgatatgaggatcacatgtgttcacggagtgttaatgctttgctccggtactctattaaaaggagtaccttaattaccgagtagtttccctagaggcccggctgccaccggctggtaggacaaaagatgttgtgcaagtttctcattgcgagcacatacgactatatacggaacacatgcctatggttgtttagtacttggatactgttttattattatctgcaaatgcctagtcttgattattacatgagttatcttatccatgcaacgcccgttcatccatccctatgcctacagtattttaatcctgttgtttactaaaatcactactgctgtctttattacactgctgcttacatttcactactactactgctataaaactattgctactgataaactattgcgagtaagtctgtttccaggtgcagctgaattgacaactccgctgttaaggcttacaaatattctttggctccccttgtgtcgaatcaataaattgggttttacttccctcgaagactgttgcgatcccctatacttgtgggtcatcaggtggcggcgactcgccgccgcgtccgcctgtCTTCCGCACCGACGCGGAGCGGCGCAAGTGGCACAAGAGCAAGGGCGCGCGCAAGCGGAGCGCtcgccggtggacgaactgggggctcaaGCCTCCAGGGAAGCTCGCGCGCTACGACAACGCTGGCGAGGGCTCCTCCTCTGGCCAGTCTAGCCGCGCACCGCGGCTGCCCGTGGCGGAGAGCAGCGAGGaggacgacctcgtccccgcgcggTCGCCGACCATCTCCGCTGGGGACTACGTCCACGACAGGGACAAGGAGGAGGTCGTCCTCGCGCAGACGAAGGCGGTcatcgaggaggaggccgtccttGCGCAGACGAAGGCGGTCAGCGTGGCGGAGGCTCTGGCGCGCTTCCACCGGGAGGAGGACGACGCCGTCCGCCAGGTCAGGgagtacgaggcggcccgccgggaggcccgcgtTCGCCAcgtcaagctcgaaatagtcgagcttgacaaggACGACGCGTGAAGATCTTCCACGCCGCCGACCTTCTCCGCCACAACCAGCACCGCCGCGCGCCATAGGTCATTAGACCGCATTTTGCTTCTAACTGGGCCGCGCTTGCCAGTGTAACTATCGATTAGCTTCAATTTCACAAACTATGTAAATGTCGATGCTCAGTCGGAGCATCTATATCATCTAGAACTGTGATCGTCGTCTAAATTTACCCGCGCCATTTCGAATTCCGCTTTTCATTTCCATTTTACGATTTCTATTCCGCGCCACTGCGAAATTCGACAGAATTGACGTTTTCGGTGCTGAACTCGACTTTTCTAGTTTTCGGGTTTTTTaggctctactagagatgctctaaagattACACGCAttcaccaatctcaaagcaacCTTAAAGTGCATGGACGGGCACGGTCGAAAGTCTCGCACTACGGCAAGATTACAAATCTGTGACAGCAAGCAGCGGATATACATGGGGGCGGAGCTATTTCGCCGGATTCCACGATCACAAAGCCCAAGCCCCCACGTCGATCACTTCTAGCTGGAGATCAGCATTGAAGGCGTTGCACAGATCACCGGCCACCCGTCACACGCGTCGCCCAGCGCAAGAACCGACGCCCGCCTCACATGCATGCACTGCCATGCATGTACACGTACCCTGCGACGTGGCAGCTCGTTGGACAGCACCGCCATGCCCAAAACGGtttataaaatgccaaatccatccCCGGTCAGGCCATCACACTTGAGTCCATCCATCGGCATCGAGTTGACGATAcagttcagacttcagagtgAGCCACAGCCAAAAACACAGTTATATCAAGCTAGCTAGTGAGGAGAGATGGCGCATTTCCAGGGTCAGCAGCACGGCCACCCGACCACCCGCCTCGACGAGTACGGCAACCCTGTGACGGCCGGCTACGGCGAGGGCCTGGGTCATCTCCAGGGCCAGCAGCACGGCCATGCAACCACCGGCCGTCTCGACGAGTACGGCAACCCCGTGACGGCCGGCCACGGCGAGGGCCTGGGTCATCTCCAGGGCCAGCAGCATGGCCATCAAACCACCGGCCGCCTCGATGAGTACGGTAACCCTGTGATGGCGGGCCACGGTACAACCGGCACAGGTGCCCACGGTGCTGGGCAGGCTGGGTACGGTTCTACCGGCACTGGCAGCTACGACACCGCCGGCCACGGCCGCCAGGTGGGGTACGGTGCCACTGGCACGGGCACCCACGACGCTGGGGGCTATGGAGGATCTGGCCAGGCAGCTGGGTACGGCGCCACCGGCACTGGGATTCACGACGCCGGCGGTTTGGGCACGGGGCGTAGGGCTGGGCACGACGCCGGCGGTTTTGGAACCACGGAGCACACAGCCGGGTATGGCGCTACCGGCACCCATGGCACAGGCAAGACGACTGGGCACGGCACCGGCGACGGTACCGGAATCACGGGCACCCATGGCACAGGCCACACAACTGGGCACGGCACCGGCACTGGCCATGGCACCGGAATCACGGGGACCCATGGCACAGGCCACACTGCTGGGTACGGCACTGGCACC encodes:
- the LOC124657173 gene encoding dehydrin DHN4-like gives rise to the protein MAHFQGQQHGHPTTRLDEYGNPVTAGYGEGLGHLQGQQHGHATTGRLDEYGNPVTAGHGEGLGTTGTGAHGAGQAGYGSTGTGSYDTAGHGRQVGYGATGTGTHDAGGYGGSGQAAGYGATGTGIHDAGGLGTGRRAGHDAGGFGTTEHTAGYGATGTHGTGKTTGHGTGDGTGITGTHGTGHTTGHGTGTGHGTGITGTHGTGHTAGYGTGTGITGTHGTGHTAGYGAGTGTGTHGAVGTHPHGGLAEHKTGGTGGILHRSGSSSSSSSSEDDGMGGRRKKGMKEKIKEKMPGGHKDQTTATGGYGPGYTGTTGTAGTHGYTEGTHEKKGVMEKIKEKLPGGHKDDHPQTTATGGYGPGTTTGTTGTYGTTEGTHEKKGMMEKIKEKLPGGHH